The following coding sequences lie in one Ignavibacteria bacterium genomic window:
- a CDS encoding PQQ-binding-like beta-propeller repeat protein: MKRFKLTILLTLLLSVLSFAQPFKFGWITDVHIGSPKAEEYLKQVVDDINKRSDIQFVIASGDIAEKGQSAELEQAKGILDGLKVKYYVIPGNHDTKWSDNGLTKFTELWGSSRFSFDFNGIRFIGMNSGIPWRGGGGHFAVEDLKWLDSELQKLDKKQEIIFCAHHPLNEEVDNWFEVTNRLRNYNIKLVMLGHGHVNKVFDFNGIPAVMGRSTLEDKKKTWGYTEVENAQDSLLCFEINRDSVPHLWASVSKKTELNVPQVDSAQFVNYNAEVKWQKDLNTTMVSPLVAWKNKIYAAATNGVVSCFSANGDLLWEIKTGGTIYSRPAVADNVLAVGTMQGDLITIDAEKGTVLQTIGIGEPVTSQIIAIGYNGDKRLMSGAKPDTVFIVGTSKGRLLSYEVNTLDQIWENTSAQGMVETRPMYYENRLVYGSWDSYLYCIDARSGVLLWKWTGNKNFYYSPAACAPVTDGKNVYTATPDKFVSAVDLLLGKKVWRSDAFPAWESIGISANKQTLFIKGMTDKFYFVGAAKGKLQKEVDLKFGLDTTPITPIESEGSVIFGCKNGIIYQIDKSFNYKPLIFTGTSRTHTVMPLGQGMFAASNMDGKIFVFSIKEGQQ, translated from the coding sequence ATGAAAAGATTTAAGCTGACTATACTCTTAACCCTCCTTTTAAGCGTACTTAGCTTTGCGCAGCCGTTCAAGTTCGGCTGGATAACGGACGTTCACATAGGAAGCCCCAAGGCAGAGGAATACTTAAAGCAGGTAGTGGATGATATAAACAAGAGGAGCGACATACAGTTTGTTATAGCCTCGGGTGACATTGCTGAAAAAGGGCAATCGGCCGAACTGGAACAGGCCAAAGGGATACTGGATGGGCTGAAGGTAAAATATTACGTCATACCCGGGAACCACGACACCAAGTGGAGCGACAACGGGCTTACCAAATTTACTGAACTCTGGGGAAGCAGCAGGTTCAGCTTTGACTTTAACGGCATCAGGTTCATAGGCATGAACAGCGGCATTCCATGGCGCGGAGGCGGCGGACATTTTGCAGTTGAAGACCTGAAGTGGCTTGATAGTGAGCTTCAGAAGCTGGATAAGAAGCAGGAAATTATTTTCTGTGCCCATCACCCGTTAAATGAAGAGGTGGACAACTGGTTTGAAGTTACGAACCGCCTGAGGAACTACAACATTAAGCTTGTAATGCTGGGGCACGGCCACGTAAACAAGGTATTTGATTTTAACGGCATACCGGCTGTAATGGGCCGTTCGACGCTTGAGGACAAAAAGAAAACCTGGGGATATACTGAGGTTGAAAACGCCCAGGATTCGCTTTTGTGCTTTGAGATCAACCGCGACTCTGTTCCTCACCTGTGGGCTTCCGTAAGCAAGAAAACGGAGCTTAACGTTCCGCAAGTGGATTCCGCGCAGTTTGTAAATTATAATGCCGAGGTTAAATGGCAGAAGGATCTTAATACTACTATGGTAAGCCCCCTGGTAGCCTGGAAAAACAAAATATACGCTGCCGCAACCAACGGCGTGGTATCATGTTTTTCTGCAAACGGGGATTTATTATGGGAGATAAAGACCGGGGGAACAATTTACAGCCGTCCTGCTGTTGCAGATAATGTGCTTGCAGTAGGAACAATGCAGGGTGACCTGATTACAATTGATGCGGAAAAAGGGACGGTGCTGCAGACTATAGGGATTGGGGAGCCGGTAACGAGCCAGATAATTGCAATAGGCTATAATGGCGACAAGCGCCTGATGAGCGGTGCAAAACCGGATACTGTTTTTATTGTAGGAACAAGCAAAGGGAGGCTTTTAAGCTACGAGGTAAATACACTCGATCAGATCTGGGAGAACACGAGTGCGCAGGGAATGGTTGAAACCCGGCCGATGTATTATGAAAACAGGCTTGTCTACGGTAGCTGGGACAGTTACCTCTACTGCATTGATGCCCGCTCGGGTGTATTGCTGTGGAAGTGGACGGGAAATAAGAATTTTTACTACTCCCCTGCCGCGTGCGCACCCGTTACAGACGGGAAGAATGTCTATACGGCAACTCCCGATAAATTTGTCTCGGCCGTGGACCTGCTCCTTGGGAAAAAAGTCTGGAGGAGCGATGCTTTTCCGGCCTGGGAATCGATTGGAATAAGCGCAAACAAGCAGACGCTTTTTATAAAGGGGATGACAGACAAGTTTTACTTTGTAGGCGCAGCCAAAGGTAAGCTTCAGAAAGAAGTTGATTTGAAGTTCGGTCTGGACACAACTCCCATTACCCCGATTGAAAGTGAGGGCAGTGTAATTTTCGGCTGCAAGAACGGTATTATTTACCAGATAGATAAAAGTTTTAATTACAAGCCGCTCATATTTACAGGGACCTCCAGGACGCATACGGTAATGCCGCTTGGCCAGGGCATGTTTGCGGCGTCAAATATGGACGGAAAGATTTTTGTTTTCAGCATTAAAGAAGGACAGCAGTGA